A part of Sebastes fasciatus isolate fSebFas1 chromosome 10, fSebFas1.pri, whole genome shotgun sequence genomic DNA contains:
- the LOC141775349 gene encoding protein RD3, producing MTMFPWSAVFSLEPKVPGQRSSEELVTNTLMLELGAMVKRTERIRLERATEGRRRRRSSSSTADYSWLATAPTPQPYELTPNDLLELQDICAKVPPAQCGPVIVRFRRVVSQMEPDVQEVPRLFRSVIRDCMDELIGSEDSQTQDSVFEKQQRSKSLSFVTFRSKFRAGQFLRAGSMRGSRGNLEQQVDWSDEEEEDGEGEEEAIKARARKGRSMSMPEIGPLEQSAHG from the exons ATGACG ATGTTTCCCTGGTCTGCTGTTTTCTCCCTCGAGCCCAAAGTGCCCGGTCAGCGTTCCTCTGAGGAGTTGGTGACCAACACTTTGATGTTAGAACTGGGGGCCATGGTGAAGCGCACTGAACGTATCCGCTTGGAGCGGGCGACAGAGGGTCGCCGCCGCCGTcgcagctcctcctccacagcCGACTACAGCTGGCTGGCCACGGCCCCGACCCCGCAGCCCTACGAGCTGACCCCAAACGACCTGCTGGAGCTGCAGGACATCTGTGCCAAGGTCCCTCCTGCACAGTGTGGTCCTGTGATCGTCAG GTTCAGGAGGGTGGTGTCGCAGATGGAGCCTGATGTTCAAGAGGTTCCCCGGCTGTTTCGCTCAGTGATACGCGATTGCATGGACGAGTTGATCGGGAGCGAAGACTCGCAGACGCAGGACAGCGTCTTCGAGAAGCAGCAGCGCAGCAAGAGCCTCTCTTTCGTCACTTTCCGCAGCAAGTTCCGCGCGGGTCAGTTCTTGAGGGCCGGCAGCATGAGAGGCTCCAGGGGGAATCTGGAGCAGCAGGTGGATTGGTccgacgaggaggaggaggacggagaaggggaggaggaggccaTCAAGGCCAGGGCGAGGAAGGGGAGGAGCATGAGCATGCCGGAGATCGGCCCTTTAGAGCAGAGCGCCCATGGGTGA